One region of Acropora muricata isolate sample 2 chromosome 13, ASM3666990v1, whole genome shotgun sequence genomic DNA includes:
- the LOC136896110 gene encoding uncharacterized protein isoform X1, which produces MDDDEVELVGVYTECSVSPPKKRQRTEPAPLQEILETPNSDDIVTKAAQLKRRLTFCEKEKEELSKNFQEIKDQLTKEQCYQLDVKLEECNEREPLICVDDSGDEEVIFIPPGDYSPLKKRRLKDAQKAEKCGDKDNHDKKDLSITYFKPGTNLPHARENCAAFKFVQSNVTTSTVSCNEIHCEQCYCYICDAPVRKCDSWKSGNNPHCNGYAKNAFWEKLRKMAKRKTIAQEDSLLKCLPENEQTEAMREAASKSVELLETLKDEINRASSSRSSSPACHCDCHGDEYDSGNSYGYGEGCRWCWEEHEDCAHDWSFGGFGRGWDSSNLSQHVSTTVLKATEYLKSEQPSQAAVVLDGLTILLLSADGQRFPVGEVNTAMQSLQKAWVELFMHPALPKNVEDKVKERLNNAVNGAIICSPNSTGLKMALEMKKWDNQTLMQCFEGKLTDSFIAEDEVIVQARLAFLEKNKRFQDALFYMLGCKVIQRNPGRHFMFLQSEQQQQRQLVGIASYRHKFVLLLAKAGKIDQVMNVISTARSVELDKGVLTNTKPKEAGININYSQCPLGSMSYADVTAVLTSIVREDTSNPTEAEKIPLPQSIPEEKLKKVLVLIMSGVQINGNLRTETMLEWCVNTFCESSLSNPLAKDVRKKFVNEAEKLLDKAKNKIISPSDINPPCNGQFKVFIVELLAALAVRINLISSQTYQITNSLAIFKRKGLVWACVSIVLSSAISKKISPHILGYVLENVIKSIGSDCFPFHVYESWINKMPDIYGIERNFEIARFILQEEKEAPGIVCKNKNNSKGMVLMRKIIERTKKMLQNGSNFNKEKLTALFKNLEKVVPPGLKELRDLEIEMVGLTFKNDPTYSNLLAAELACKKEKWPQLRESLLTFIKKHCRSLTVGCIDVFGQCLMFDEVKEVLDKCGHTGSYPGICIKIKETLSKLNQDNACLLAASCANWLGQTLCNSVFLEWRYGYRTIPREITSCVRAIGNVNVQTLNEILLTAVYEVIEVFLTKTVHARNRSDLERWLKDVKELYFSQNQIEAWSWAFYEITTGRLKRKPAVVSQLKTSSSLLAKTIPHHQLQKMKVKKNAVDSKPVNATTVSNQSASKSASLSTNIPRSNSPHGTATTHKGVNMALSTANTTSNSAVGKSVQRANMTSSALASAAVSKPVQGTVSSKPAVKAASLSLSNNTVVTPVQVTMISKSGVNVGSSSQSVSGFGKPVQAAAASKQRVSEVSSTLSNNLVGKPVQHTVASGASVNMTTATQLCPSGGKQVQSPLPSKKSEGMISNTPTVTPNSRTVQAATVSISVKKASPMQSRSQSGKQVQSAEAPRQNCNTSMSTQTKHSSAKSAVNVSVSKSTSTQSRPSSGRQVQNAAAPQQNDNLRPTQTNAPCSKTTQATAVKVTMKKSTSTPSVVPCGKPVHNATNIQQAIYQTAGKPSNNTPSTKATPLTAKKANTCLTVPTLSNTIPTQVTAAIQQAINVVAATPLGRPVIQGNSHTVRVLPTNIPRFATPMPLMTGYGSAVPFANNIAINQQTSQTIASYRNVPTSYVFTRMPPGVNGIPAAGNCMTRVPHVTTSQASYNTTEPTRNSVPSATSKVPRSTS; this is translated from the exons atggacgACGATGAGGTGGAACTTGTTGGAGTTTATACG GAATGTTCTGTTTCACCCCCTAAAAAGCGGCAAAGAACAGAGCCAGCACCTCTGCAAGAAATATTAGAAACCCCAAATAGTGACGACATTGTTACAAAAGCTGCTCAGCTGAAGAGAAGG CTTACATTTTGcgagaaagaaaaggaagagcTGTCAAagaattttcaagaaataaaggaCCAACTCACAAAGGAGCAGTGTTACCAACTGGATGTGAAACTTGAAGAATGTAATGAGCGTGAACCATTAATTTGTGTGGATGACAGTGGAGATGAAGAAGTGATATTTATCCCTCCAGGAGATTATTCTCCTCTGAAAAAAAGGAGATTGAAGGATGCCCAGAAAGCTGAGAAATGTGGTGATAAAGATAACCATGATAAGAAGGATTTATCTATCACTTACTTCAAACCAGGAACTAATTTGCCTCATGCAAGGGAAAATTGTGCAGCTTTCAAGTTTGTTCAGAGTAATGTAACAACATCAACGGTGTCATGCAATGAGATACACTGTGAACAGTGCTACTGTTACATCTGTGATGCTCCTGTGAGGAAG TGTGATTCATGGAAGTCAGGGAACAATCCTCACTGTAATGGATATGCCAAAAATGCCTTCTGGGAAAAGCTTCGCAAGATGGCCAAGAGAAAAACA ATTGCCCAGGAAGACTCTTTGCTAAAGTGTCTGCCAGAAAATGAGCAAACAGAGGCAATGCGAGAAGCAG CTTCAAAATCTGTAGAACTCCTAGAAACACTTAAAGATGAAATCAACAGAGCAAGCAGCTCTCGAAGCTCCAGTCCTGCTTGTCACTGTGATTGCCATGGAGATGAATATGACAGTGGCAACAGCTATGGATATGGAGAGGGTTGCCGTTGGTGTTGGGAAGAACATGAGGATTGTGCACATGATTGGTCATTTGGTGGTTTTGGAAGAGG ATGGGATTCTTCTAATCTAAGTCAGCATGTGTCAACTACAGTATTAAAAGCCACTGAGTATCTCAAGAGTGAGCAGCCAAGTCAAGCTGCGGTAGTTCTTGATGGTCTGACAATATTGTTGTTATCTGCTGATGGTCAAAG GTTTCCAGTTGGAGAGGTGAATACAGCGATGCAGAG ctTGCAAAAAGCATGGGTAGAACTCTTCATGCATCCTGCTCTGCCAAAAAATGTGGAGGACAAAGTCAAAGAAAGATTAAACAATGCTGTAAATGGAGCTATAATTTGTTCACCTAACAGCACTGGCCTCAAAAT GGCTCTTGAAATGAAGAAGTGGGATAACCAGACATTGATGCAGTGTTTtgaaggaaaattaacagatagctTCATCGCAGAAGATGAAGTCATTGTTCAAGCGAGACTTGCCTTCTTGGAAAAGAACAAAAG ATTTCAGGATGCTTTGTTTTACATGCTTGGTTGCAAAGTAATCCAAAGGAACCCTGGACGCCATTTTATGTTTTTGCAAAGTGAGCAGCAGCAGCAGAGGCAATTAGTGGGCATTGCTAGTTACAGGCACAAGTTTGTGCTATTGCTGGCTAAGGCAGGAAAAATTGACCAAGTCATGAATGTCATCTCAACTGCTCGCTCAGTCGAACTGGACAAAGGTGTCCTAACTAACACCAAACCAAAAG AAGCTGGAATCAATATCAACTATTCCCAATGCCCTCTTGGAAGCATGTCCTATGCTGATGTAACTGCAGTCCTTACTTCCATTGTTAGAGAAGATACTTCCAACCCAACTGAGGCAGAGAAGATTCCTTTGCCTCAGTCTATTCCAGAGGAAAAACTTAAAAAAGTGTTGGTGTTGATTATGAGTGGAGTTCAAATCAATGGTAATCTTCGCACTGAGACAATGTTGGAGTGGTGTGTCAACACTTTCTGTGAATCTTCTTTATCAAATCCACTTGCCAAGGATGTTAGAAAG aaatttgtAAATGAAGCAGAAAAACTTCTTGACAAAGCAAAGAACAAAATTATTTCACCCAGCGACATTAATCCACCTTGTAATGGCCAATTTAAG GTGTTCATTGTAGAGTTGCTTGCTGCACTGGCTGTCAGAATAAATTTAATCAGTAGTCAGACATATCAGATAACAAACTCTCTTGCCATTTTTAAGAGAAAG GGTCTTGTTTGGGCATGTGTCTCAATTGTACTGTCTTCTGCAATCTCTAAGAAGATCAGTCCTCATATTCTTGGCTATGTGTTGGAAAATGTAATCAAGTCAATTGGAAGTGACTGCTTTCCCTTTCATGTCTATGAAAG ctGGATTAATAAGATGCCTGATATATATGGGATTGAAAGAAACTTTGAGATTGCAAGGTTCATTctgcaagaggaaaaagaagCTCCAGGTATTGTGT GCAAAAATAAGAACAACAGTAAGGGAATGGTGCTaatgagaaaaataattgaaagaacCAAGAAGATGCTGCAAAATGGTAGCAactttaacaaagaaaaattgactGCCCTTTTCAAGAATTTGGAGAAAGTG GTTCCTCCAGGATTAAAAGAGCTGAGAGACCTAGAGATTGAAATGGTTGGTTTGACATTCAAGAATGATCCAACATATTCAAACCTCTTAGCTGCAGAATTGGCTTGCAA GAAGGAAAAGTGGCCTCAGCTAAGAGAATCCTTGTTGACTTTCATTAAGAAGCACTGCCG CTCTCTGACAGTGGGATGCATTGATGTTTTTGGTCAATGTCTTATGTTTGATGAGGTGAAGGAGGTTCTTGACAAATGTGGTCATACTGGCTCTTATCCTGGCATCTGTATTAAG ATAAAGGAGACTCTTTCAAAATTAAATCAAGATAATGCTTGCCTTCTGGCTGCTTCATGTGCCAATTGGCTTGGCCAAACTTTATGCAATTCTGTTTTCCTTGAATGGCGCTATGGCTACCGAACT ATTCCAAGAGAAATTACATCCTGTGTCAGAGCAATTGGTAACGTTAATGTTCAGACATTGAATGAGATTCTGTTAACCGCTGTGTATGAAGTGATTGAG GTATTCCTGACAAAGACTGTTCATGCAAGAAACCGGAGTGATCTTGAGCGCTGGCTGAAGGACGTCAAG GAATTATATTTCAGTCAGAATCAGATTGAAGCATGGAGTTGGGCTTTTTATGAAATTACAACAGGAAGACTGAAGAGGAAACCTGCAGTTGTTAG TCAATTAAAGACCAGCTCCAGTTTATTAGCAAAGACGATTCCTCACCATCAGCTACagaaaatgaaagtaaaaaagAACGCAGTTGATTCCAAACCTGTAAATGCAACAACAGTGTCAAATCAGAGTGCCAGCAAATCAGCTTCATTGTCAACCAACATTCCGAGGTCAAACAGCCCTCATGGAACTGCTACAACACATAAAGGTGTCAACATGGCTTTGTCCACAGCGAACACAACAAGTAACTCTGCGGTTGGTAAATCTGTGCAAAGAGCTAATATGACTTCATCCGCATTGGCTAGTGCTGCTGTTAGTAAACCTGTGCAAGGCACTGTGTCATCCAAACCAGCAGTAAAGGCGGCCTCGTTATCATTGAGTAACAATACTGTTGTTACGCCAGTGCAAGTTACCATGATCTCCAAGTCAGGAGTCAATGTGGGCTCATCATCTCAGAGTGTCAGTGGTTTTGGTAAGCCTGTGCAAGCTGCTGCAGCATCCAAACAAAGAGTGAGTGAGGTCTCATCCACACTGAGTAACAATTTGGTTGGTAAACCTGTGCAACATACCGTGGCATCAGGCGCTTCTGTGAATATGACCACAGCCACTCAGCTCTGTCCTTCTGGTGGCAAGCAAGTTCAAAGCCCTTTACCATCAAAGAAAAGTGAAGGCATGATATCTAATACACCAACTGTCACTCCTAACTCAAGAACTGTGCAAGCAGCCACAGTAAGCATCTCTGTCAAGAAAGCCTCCCCTATGCAATCTAGATCTCAGAGTGGAAAGCAAGTTCAAAGTGCTGAAGCACCAAGACAAAATTGCAATACATCTATGTCTACACAAACCAAACATTCCAGTGCAAAGTCTGCAGTAAATGTTTCTGTTAGTAAATCCACATCCACACAGTCCAGGCCTTCAAGTGGAAGGCAAGTTCAAAATGCTGCAGCACCACAACAAAATGATAACTTGAGACCTACCCAAACCAATGCTCCTTGTTCTAAAACCACGCAAGCAACAGCTGTGAAAGTAACTATGAAAAAGTCCACCTCTACTCCCTCTGTTGTTCCCTGTGGTAAACCAGTTCATAATGCTACAAACATACAACAAGCCATCTATCAGACTGCTGGTAAACCAAGTAACAATACTCCCAGTACAAAAGCAACTCCATTGACTGCAAAGAAAGCAAACACCTGCTTAACAGTGCCAACATTGAGCAATACCATCCCAACTCAAGTTACTGCAGCAATTCAGCAGGCTATTAATGTGGTTGCTGCCACACCATTAGGGAGACCAGTCATTCAAGGGAATTCCCACACAGTCAGAGTTCTTCCAACAAACATTCCTAGGTTTGCAACACCAATGCCACTGATGACAGGTTATGGCAGTGCAGTGCCGTTTGCAAACAACATTGCAATCAATCAACAAACATCCCAGACCATTGCAAGTTATAGGAATGTTCCAACAAGCTATGTATTCACCAGAATGCCTCCAGGTGTTAATGGCATCCCAGCTGCAGGTAATTGCATGACAAGGGTGCCTCATGTGACTACATCTCAGGCATCATACAATACAACAGAGCCTACCAGGAACTCTGTCCCCTCAGCAACATCAAAAGTACCTCGTTCAACTAGTTGA
- the LOC136896110 gene encoding uncharacterized protein isoform X2: MDDDEVELVGVYTECSVSPPKKRQRTEPAPLQEILETPNSDDIVTKAAQLKRRLTFCEKEKEELSKNFQEIKDQLTKEQCYQLDVKLEECNEREPLICVDDSGDEEVIFIPPGDYSPLKKRRLKDAQKAEKCGDKDNHDKKDLSITYFKPGTNLPHARENCAAFKFVQSNVTTSTVSCNEIHCEQCYCYICDAPVRKCDSWKSGNNPHCNGYAKNAFWEKLRKMAKRKTIAQEDSLLKCLPENEQTEAMREAASKSVELLETLKDEINRASSSRSSSPACHCDCHGDEYDSGNSYGYGEGCRWCWEEHEDCAHDWSFGGFGRGWDSSNLSQHVSTTVLKATEYLKSEQPSQAAVVLDGLTILLLSADGQRFPVGEVNTAMQSLQKAWVELFMHPALPKNVEDKVKERLNNAVNGAIICSPNSTGLKMALEMKKWDNQTLMQCFEGKLTDSFIAEDEVIVQARLAFLEKNKRFQDALFYMLGCKVIQRNPGRHFMFLQSEQQQQRQLVGIASYRHKFVLLLAKAGKIDQVMNVISTARSVELDKGVLTNTKPKEAGININYSQCPLGSMSYADVTAVLTSIVREDTSNPTEAEKIPLPQSIPEEKLKKVLVLIMSGVQINGNLRTETMLEWCVNTFCESSLSNPLAKDVRKKFVNEAEKLLDKAKNKIISPSDINPPCNGQFKVFIVELLAALAVRINLISSQTYQITNSLAIFKRKGLVWACVSIVLSSAISKKISPHILGYVLENVIKSIGSDCFPFHVYESWINKMPDIYGIERNFEIARFILQEEKEAPGKNKNNSKGMVLMRKIIERTKKMLQNGSNFNKEKLTALFKNLEKVVPPGLKELRDLEIEMVGLTFKNDPTYSNLLAAELACKKEKWPQLRESLLTFIKKHCRSLTVGCIDVFGQCLMFDEVKEVLDKCGHTGSYPGICIKIKETLSKLNQDNACLLAASCANWLGQTLCNSVFLEWRYGYRTIPREITSCVRAIGNVNVQTLNEILLTAVYEVIEVFLTKTVHARNRSDLERWLKDVKELYFSQNQIEAWSWAFYEITTGRLKRKPAVVSQLKTSSSLLAKTIPHHQLQKMKVKKNAVDSKPVNATTVSNQSASKSASLSTNIPRSNSPHGTATTHKGVNMALSTANTTSNSAVGKSVQRANMTSSALASAAVSKPVQGTVSSKPAVKAASLSLSNNTVVTPVQVTMISKSGVNVGSSSQSVSGFGKPVQAAAASKQRVSEVSSTLSNNLVGKPVQHTVASGASVNMTTATQLCPSGGKQVQSPLPSKKSEGMISNTPTVTPNSRTVQAATVSISVKKASPMQSRSQSGKQVQSAEAPRQNCNTSMSTQTKHSSAKSAVNVSVSKSTSTQSRPSSGRQVQNAAAPQQNDNLRPTQTNAPCSKTTQATAVKVTMKKSTSTPSVVPCGKPVHNATNIQQAIYQTAGKPSNNTPSTKATPLTAKKANTCLTVPTLSNTIPTQVTAAIQQAINVVAATPLGRPVIQGNSHTVRVLPTNIPRFATPMPLMTGYGSAVPFANNIAINQQTSQTIASYRNVPTSYVFTRMPPGVNGIPAAGNCMTRVPHVTTSQASYNTTEPTRNSVPSATSKVPRSTS; the protein is encoded by the exons atggacgACGATGAGGTGGAACTTGTTGGAGTTTATACG GAATGTTCTGTTTCACCCCCTAAAAAGCGGCAAAGAACAGAGCCAGCACCTCTGCAAGAAATATTAGAAACCCCAAATAGTGACGACATTGTTACAAAAGCTGCTCAGCTGAAGAGAAGG CTTACATTTTGcgagaaagaaaaggaagagcTGTCAAagaattttcaagaaataaaggaCCAACTCACAAAGGAGCAGTGTTACCAACTGGATGTGAAACTTGAAGAATGTAATGAGCGTGAACCATTAATTTGTGTGGATGACAGTGGAGATGAAGAAGTGATATTTATCCCTCCAGGAGATTATTCTCCTCTGAAAAAAAGGAGATTGAAGGATGCCCAGAAAGCTGAGAAATGTGGTGATAAAGATAACCATGATAAGAAGGATTTATCTATCACTTACTTCAAACCAGGAACTAATTTGCCTCATGCAAGGGAAAATTGTGCAGCTTTCAAGTTTGTTCAGAGTAATGTAACAACATCAACGGTGTCATGCAATGAGATACACTGTGAACAGTGCTACTGTTACATCTGTGATGCTCCTGTGAGGAAG TGTGATTCATGGAAGTCAGGGAACAATCCTCACTGTAATGGATATGCCAAAAATGCCTTCTGGGAAAAGCTTCGCAAGATGGCCAAGAGAAAAACA ATTGCCCAGGAAGACTCTTTGCTAAAGTGTCTGCCAGAAAATGAGCAAACAGAGGCAATGCGAGAAGCAG CTTCAAAATCTGTAGAACTCCTAGAAACACTTAAAGATGAAATCAACAGAGCAAGCAGCTCTCGAAGCTCCAGTCCTGCTTGTCACTGTGATTGCCATGGAGATGAATATGACAGTGGCAACAGCTATGGATATGGAGAGGGTTGCCGTTGGTGTTGGGAAGAACATGAGGATTGTGCACATGATTGGTCATTTGGTGGTTTTGGAAGAGG ATGGGATTCTTCTAATCTAAGTCAGCATGTGTCAACTACAGTATTAAAAGCCACTGAGTATCTCAAGAGTGAGCAGCCAAGTCAAGCTGCGGTAGTTCTTGATGGTCTGACAATATTGTTGTTATCTGCTGATGGTCAAAG GTTTCCAGTTGGAGAGGTGAATACAGCGATGCAGAG ctTGCAAAAAGCATGGGTAGAACTCTTCATGCATCCTGCTCTGCCAAAAAATGTGGAGGACAAAGTCAAAGAAAGATTAAACAATGCTGTAAATGGAGCTATAATTTGTTCACCTAACAGCACTGGCCTCAAAAT GGCTCTTGAAATGAAGAAGTGGGATAACCAGACATTGATGCAGTGTTTtgaaggaaaattaacagatagctTCATCGCAGAAGATGAAGTCATTGTTCAAGCGAGACTTGCCTTCTTGGAAAAGAACAAAAG ATTTCAGGATGCTTTGTTTTACATGCTTGGTTGCAAAGTAATCCAAAGGAACCCTGGACGCCATTTTATGTTTTTGCAAAGTGAGCAGCAGCAGCAGAGGCAATTAGTGGGCATTGCTAGTTACAGGCACAAGTTTGTGCTATTGCTGGCTAAGGCAGGAAAAATTGACCAAGTCATGAATGTCATCTCAACTGCTCGCTCAGTCGAACTGGACAAAGGTGTCCTAACTAACACCAAACCAAAAG AAGCTGGAATCAATATCAACTATTCCCAATGCCCTCTTGGAAGCATGTCCTATGCTGATGTAACTGCAGTCCTTACTTCCATTGTTAGAGAAGATACTTCCAACCCAACTGAGGCAGAGAAGATTCCTTTGCCTCAGTCTATTCCAGAGGAAAAACTTAAAAAAGTGTTGGTGTTGATTATGAGTGGAGTTCAAATCAATGGTAATCTTCGCACTGAGACAATGTTGGAGTGGTGTGTCAACACTTTCTGTGAATCTTCTTTATCAAATCCACTTGCCAAGGATGTTAGAAAG aaatttgtAAATGAAGCAGAAAAACTTCTTGACAAAGCAAAGAACAAAATTATTTCACCCAGCGACATTAATCCACCTTGTAATGGCCAATTTAAG GTGTTCATTGTAGAGTTGCTTGCTGCACTGGCTGTCAGAATAAATTTAATCAGTAGTCAGACATATCAGATAACAAACTCTCTTGCCATTTTTAAGAGAAAG GGTCTTGTTTGGGCATGTGTCTCAATTGTACTGTCTTCTGCAATCTCTAAGAAGATCAGTCCTCATATTCTTGGCTATGTGTTGGAAAATGTAATCAAGTCAATTGGAAGTGACTGCTTTCCCTTTCATGTCTATGAAAG ctGGATTAATAAGATGCCTGATATATATGGGATTGAAAGAAACTTTGAGATTGCAAGGTTCATTctgcaagaggaaaaagaagCTCCAG GCAAAAATAAGAACAACAGTAAGGGAATGGTGCTaatgagaaaaataattgaaagaacCAAGAAGATGCTGCAAAATGGTAGCAactttaacaaagaaaaattgactGCCCTTTTCAAGAATTTGGAGAAAGTG GTTCCTCCAGGATTAAAAGAGCTGAGAGACCTAGAGATTGAAATGGTTGGTTTGACATTCAAGAATGATCCAACATATTCAAACCTCTTAGCTGCAGAATTGGCTTGCAA GAAGGAAAAGTGGCCTCAGCTAAGAGAATCCTTGTTGACTTTCATTAAGAAGCACTGCCG CTCTCTGACAGTGGGATGCATTGATGTTTTTGGTCAATGTCTTATGTTTGATGAGGTGAAGGAGGTTCTTGACAAATGTGGTCATACTGGCTCTTATCCTGGCATCTGTATTAAG ATAAAGGAGACTCTTTCAAAATTAAATCAAGATAATGCTTGCCTTCTGGCTGCTTCATGTGCCAATTGGCTTGGCCAAACTTTATGCAATTCTGTTTTCCTTGAATGGCGCTATGGCTACCGAACT ATTCCAAGAGAAATTACATCCTGTGTCAGAGCAATTGGTAACGTTAATGTTCAGACATTGAATGAGATTCTGTTAACCGCTGTGTATGAAGTGATTGAG GTATTCCTGACAAAGACTGTTCATGCAAGAAACCGGAGTGATCTTGAGCGCTGGCTGAAGGACGTCAAG GAATTATATTTCAGTCAGAATCAGATTGAAGCATGGAGTTGGGCTTTTTATGAAATTACAACAGGAAGACTGAAGAGGAAACCTGCAGTTGTTAG TCAATTAAAGACCAGCTCCAGTTTATTAGCAAAGACGATTCCTCACCATCAGCTACagaaaatgaaagtaaaaaagAACGCAGTTGATTCCAAACCTGTAAATGCAACAACAGTGTCAAATCAGAGTGCCAGCAAATCAGCTTCATTGTCAACCAACATTCCGAGGTCAAACAGCCCTCATGGAACTGCTACAACACATAAAGGTGTCAACATGGCTTTGTCCACAGCGAACACAACAAGTAACTCTGCGGTTGGTAAATCTGTGCAAAGAGCTAATATGACTTCATCCGCATTGGCTAGTGCTGCTGTTAGTAAACCTGTGCAAGGCACTGTGTCATCCAAACCAGCAGTAAAGGCGGCCTCGTTATCATTGAGTAACAATACTGTTGTTACGCCAGTGCAAGTTACCATGATCTCCAAGTCAGGAGTCAATGTGGGCTCATCATCTCAGAGTGTCAGTGGTTTTGGTAAGCCTGTGCAAGCTGCTGCAGCATCCAAACAAAGAGTGAGTGAGGTCTCATCCACACTGAGTAACAATTTGGTTGGTAAACCTGTGCAACATACCGTGGCATCAGGCGCTTCTGTGAATATGACCACAGCCACTCAGCTCTGTCCTTCTGGTGGCAAGCAAGTTCAAAGCCCTTTACCATCAAAGAAAAGTGAAGGCATGATATCTAATACACCAACTGTCACTCCTAACTCAAGAACTGTGCAAGCAGCCACAGTAAGCATCTCTGTCAAGAAAGCCTCCCCTATGCAATCTAGATCTCAGAGTGGAAAGCAAGTTCAAAGTGCTGAAGCACCAAGACAAAATTGCAATACATCTATGTCTACACAAACCAAACATTCCAGTGCAAAGTCTGCAGTAAATGTTTCTGTTAGTAAATCCACATCCACACAGTCCAGGCCTTCAAGTGGAAGGCAAGTTCAAAATGCTGCAGCACCACAACAAAATGATAACTTGAGACCTACCCAAACCAATGCTCCTTGTTCTAAAACCACGCAAGCAACAGCTGTGAAAGTAACTATGAAAAAGTCCACCTCTACTCCCTCTGTTGTTCCCTGTGGTAAACCAGTTCATAATGCTACAAACATACAACAAGCCATCTATCAGACTGCTGGTAAACCAAGTAACAATACTCCCAGTACAAAAGCAACTCCATTGACTGCAAAGAAAGCAAACACCTGCTTAACAGTGCCAACATTGAGCAATACCATCCCAACTCAAGTTACTGCAGCAATTCAGCAGGCTATTAATGTGGTTGCTGCCACACCATTAGGGAGACCAGTCATTCAAGGGAATTCCCACACAGTCAGAGTTCTTCCAACAAACATTCCTAGGTTTGCAACACCAATGCCACTGATGACAGGTTATGGCAGTGCAGTGCCGTTTGCAAACAACATTGCAATCAATCAACAAACATCCCAGACCATTGCAAGTTATAGGAATGTTCCAACAAGCTATGTATTCACCAGAATGCCTCCAGGTGTTAATGGCATCCCAGCTGCAGGTAATTGCATGACAAGGGTGCCTCATGTGACTACATCTCAGGCATCATACAATACAACAGAGCCTACCAGGAACTCTGTCCCCTCAGCAACATCAAAAGTACCTCGTTCAACTAGTTGA